The following proteins come from a genomic window of Musa acuminata AAA Group cultivar baxijiao chromosome BXJ1-7, Cavendish_Baxijiao_AAA, whole genome shotgun sequence:
- the LOC103994925 gene encoding histone H1 produces the protein MVQEETDAAAAEEPVADAAPSDPVAEEDPVGAADAAAAAAADAKPSKGKKAKGPSKAKAKAKKPATPRKPSAHPPYAEMIMEAIVTLKERTGSSQYAIGKFLEDKHKNHLPGNFRKILLGQLKRLTAAGKLKKVKNSYKVAAATATSSSSSSAAPTKPKPKPKAATKKPTAPTKAKPKAKAPAAAKPKPKAKPIPAAKPKPKAKPASPAKPKAKPAASPAKPKAKVKAQAAAKAKPAAKPKLAAARPKRRAPARLVKAAKTSARDTPGKKAAPAALASSPAKSAAAPKKAAAAAKKNTRKAVVPAVKTTTKKAKK, from the exons ATGGTGCAGGAGGAGACTGACGCGGCGGCTGCTGAGGAGCCCGTCGCTGATGCGGCCCCCTCTGATCCGGTGGCGGAGGAGGACCCCGTGGGTGCCGCtgacgctgccgctgccgctgctgctgatgCTAAGCCATCCAAGGGGAAGAAGGCGAAGGGCCCCAGTAAGGCCAAGGCCAAGGCCAAGAAGCCTGCTACTCCACGGAAGCCTTCTGCCCACCCGCCGTACGCCGAG ATGATCATGGAGGCGATCGTGACGCTGAAGGAGCGCACCGGGTCGAGCCAGTATGCGATCGGGAAGTTCCTCGAGGACAAGCACAAGAATCACCTCCCAGGAAACTTTCGGAAGATCCTCCTCGGCCAGCTGAAGAGGCTCACTGCTGCCGGTAAGCTCAAGAAGGTAAAGAACTCCTACAAGGtagccgccgccaccgccacctcctcttcctcgtcctccgCTGCTCCGACGAAGCCTAAACCGAAACCCAAGGCAGCCACCAAGAAACCCACTGCTCCGACGAAGGCGAAGCCCAAGGCGAAGGCCCCCGCTGCCGCTAAGCCCAAGCCGAAAGCTAAGCCGATCCCCGCTGCCAAGCCCAAGCCGAAGGCAAAGCCGGCTTCCCCCGCCAAACCGAAAGCCAAGCCAGCCGCATCGCCAGCGAAGCCCAAGGCCAAGGTGAAAGCTCAGGCTGCCGCAAAAGCTAAGCCGGCAGCGAAGCCGAAGCTCGCGGCAGCCAGGCCGAAGCGAAGGGCACCCGCGCGGCTGGTGAAGGCAGCAAAGACCTCCGCTAGGGACACCCCCGGAAAGAAAGCAGCACCGGCGGCGTTGGCTTCCTCTCCGGCCAAATCCGCCGCGGCTCCAAAGAAGGCAGCGGCTGCCGCGAAGAAGAATACCAGGAAGGCTGTTGTCCCGGCGGTTAAGACGACGACGAAGAAAGCCAAGAAGTAG